A genomic stretch from Aerococcaceae bacterium zg-1292 includes:
- the nagA gene encoding N-acetylglucosamine-6-phosphate deacetylase yields the protein MKYYIKAKGIILDESVAENQYLEVVDGKFGAVVDTVPEGSEVVDYSNALIAPGLVDTHIHGYKSHDVMDNDFEGIKVMSDGLLECGVTSWLPTTLTSSVELLDAVCQTIGEHYQEVTGAKIRGIFLEGPFFTEKYKGAQNPKYMSDPSISVLDKWHQLSHQLVNKIAIAPEREGVKEFIEFASSKGIYTALAHSDATFEEAHAAVEAGANIFIHTYNGMSGLHHRNPGMVGAALSSDNVFAELICDGHHVHPAAAKVVVKARGPEETVLITDCMRAGGMGDGESTLGEFEVVVKEGTARLKDSGSLAGSILELKQGVKNVYDWGLVEAADALRMASLAPAKSVGIDNVCGRIAPGYDADFIVVTPQLELQATYLDGKLRYEA from the coding sequence ATGAAGTATTATATAAAAGCAAAAGGGATTATTTTAGATGAATCCGTTGCTGAAAATCAGTATTTGGAAGTCGTAGACGGTAAATTTGGTGCCGTAGTTGACACCGTGCCAGAAGGCAGTGAAGTCGTTGATTATTCGAATGCGTTAATCGCACCGGGATTAGTGGATACGCATATTCATGGCTATAAGTCACATGATGTGATGGATAATGATTTTGAAGGCATTAAAGTGATGTCAGATGGCTTATTAGAATGTGGTGTCACCTCATGGCTACCGACAACGTTAACTTCGTCGGTTGAACTATTAGATGCAGTGTGTCAAACGATTGGTGAACATTATCAAGAAGTTACGGGTGCCAAAATTCGTGGGATTTTCTTAGAAGGACCATTCTTCACCGAGAAATATAAAGGGGCTCAAAATCCAAAATATATGAGTGACCCGTCAATTTCTGTATTAGATAAGTGGCATCAATTATCGCATCAATTAGTCAATAAAATTGCGATTGCACCGGAACGAGAAGGAGTCAAAGAATTTATTGAATTTGCTTCAAGTAAAGGTATTTATACAGCGCTAGCCCATAGTGACGCGACATTTGAAGAAGCACATGCAGCGGTGGAAGCCGGCGCAAATATATTTATCCATACGTATAATGGAATGAGTGGTTTACATCATCGTAATCCAGGTATGGTTGGGGCTGCGTTATCTTCAGACAATGTATTTGCTGAATTAATTTGTGATGGACACCATGTGCATCCGGCTGCAGCCAAAGTCGTTGTTAAAGCTCGTGGGCCTGAAGAAACCGTGTTAATTACTGACTGTATGCGTGCCGGCGGTATGGGTGACGGTGAGTCTACACTCGGTGAGTTTGAAGTTGTTGTTAAAGAGGGCACTGCTCGTCTAAAAGACAGTGGTAGTTTGGCAGGTTCAATTTTAGAGTTGAAACAAGGCGTGAAAAATGTATATGATTGGGGTCTTGTAGAAGCGGCTGATGCTTTAAGAATGGCATCTTTAGCACCTGCTAAGTCAGTAGGTATTGATAATGTATGTGGTCGTATTGCACCCGGCTATGATGCAGACTTCATTGTCGTGACACCGCAATTGGAATTACAAGCAACTTATCTCGATGGTAAATTACGTTACGAAGCATAG
- a CDS encoding SIS domain-containing protein, with amino-acid sequence MFKESVEKLEQLGAEITTREIRQQPELWSETLETFKERSEEISQFLDNIKAAHERVRVIFTGAGTSQYVGDSITPYLKQVNDERVWDFRSVGTTDIVSNPRAYFQAEIPTLLVSFARSGNSPESVATVELAKQIVDELYQLTITCAPDGALAQNAQGDERNLVLLQPERSNDAGFAMTGSYSCMLLTALLTFDSSDFHDKIVWTLMAIDMGRDVLNREEEIAAYLSGDFNRVIYLGSGGFAGLSRETQLKILELTAGKIATAFDSSLGFRHGPKSFVDEKSLAFVYVSNDDYTRAYDLDMLNELAGDQIAQKVVAIRVLNHDKLKSESFDFIEDYLEVPDAYLTLPYVVFGQTVSLLASIKVGNTPDTPSATGTVNRVVKGVTIHPF; translated from the coding sequence ATGTTTAAAGAATCAGTAGAAAAATTAGAACAACTCGGAGCAGAAATTACAACGAGAGAAATTAGACAACAACCGGAATTATGGAGTGAAACACTCGAAACGTTTAAAGAACGTTCAGAAGAAATTAGTCAGTTCCTAGATAATATTAAAGCAGCACATGAACGTGTTCGTGTAATTTTCACAGGTGCGGGGACATCGCAATACGTTGGCGATTCGATTACACCTTACTTGAAACAAGTGAATGATGAACGAGTTTGGGATTTTCGTTCAGTGGGAACAACGGATATTGTATCGAATCCACGCGCATATTTCCAAGCAGAAATTCCAACATTATTAGTATCATTTGCACGCAGTGGAAATTCGCCGGAAAGTGTGGCGACAGTCGAACTTGCTAAACAAATAGTTGATGAGTTATATCAATTAACGATTACTTGTGCTCCAGACGGTGCCTTAGCACAAAATGCACAAGGAGATGAACGCAATTTAGTCCTATTACAACCAGAACGCTCGAATGATGCTGGTTTTGCGATGACAGGTAGTTATTCATGTATGTTGTTGACCGCATTATTAACCTTTGATTCAAGCGATTTTCATGATAAAATCGTGTGGACGCTGATGGCGATTGATATGGGGCGCGATGTGCTGAATCGTGAAGAGGAGATTGCAGCGTACTTAAGTGGTGATTTTAATCGTGTTATTTATCTAGGTAGCGGTGGTTTTGCAGGGTTATCCCGCGAAACACAATTGAAAATTTTAGAGTTAACTGCAGGGAAGATTGCGACCGCCTTTGACTCATCCTTAGGTTTCCGTCACGGTCCAAAATCGTTTGTCGATGAAAAATCATTAGCATTTGTCTATGTATCCAATGATGATTATACTCGTGCGTATGATTTAGATATGTTGAATGAATTAGCCGGGGACCAAATTGCTCAAAAAGTCGTTGCCATTCGTGTGTTAAACCATGACAAACTAAAATCAGAATCCTTTGACTTTATTGAAGATTATCTCGAAGTACCAGATGCTTACTTAACACTACCGTATGTTGTCTTTGGTCAAACTGTGTCATTGTTGGCATCAATTAAAGTAGGTAACACGCCAGATACGCCGTCAGCAACAGGTACAGTCAATCGTGTTGTCAAAGGCGTAACTATCCATCCGTTTTAA
- a CDS encoding ROK family protein: protein MKKALGVDIGGTKIAAAIIYEDGTYKHRIDEQTTIDSAEALYETLLAVINHVMVLSGETWQTLAGIGLGVPGKVNAKVGIAVYQNNIPWTNFPLVERLQQDFPDVAVKIDNDVKVAAYAEYRLLSLEAEDMFGYVTVSTGIACTNIWNNQILRGSGFSGEIGFVPVPSSTGLRAVEKVAAGPAIAQAARDLYRESTMTTADVFDRWEQCEWQAAQIIEQSALGVSLSIYSMICLLDPRAIVLGGSVVLHNPKYVDLIKTQLQKMMHEEQLHVLEHIQASHLDGHNGIIGAGFLVM, encoded by the coding sequence ATGAAAAAAGCATTAGGTGTTGATATCGGTGGCACCAAAATTGCGGCTGCGATTATTTATGAAGATGGTACATATAAGCATCGAATTGATGAGCAGACGACGATTGACAGCGCTGAAGCTTTATATGAAACATTATTGGCTGTGATTAATCATGTGATGGTATTGTCAGGTGAAACATGGCAGACATTAGCGGGTATTGGACTCGGTGTTCCGGGTAAAGTGAATGCTAAAGTCGGTATCGCTGTCTATCAAAATAATATACCTTGGACAAATTTTCCTTTGGTTGAACGATTGCAGCAAGATTTTCCTGATGTCGCTGTGAAAATAGATAATGATGTCAAAGTAGCTGCCTATGCAGAATACCGTTTGCTGTCGCTTGAAGCAGAAGATATGTTTGGTTATGTGACGGTGTCAACGGGGATTGCGTGTACCAATATTTGGAATAATCAAATATTACGCGGCAGTGGCTTTTCAGGTGAAATAGGTTTTGTGCCAGTACCATCGAGTACAGGGTTACGAGCAGTAGAAAAGGTAGCCGCAGGTCCTGCCATTGCTCAAGCAGCTCGTGATTTGTATCGAGAAAGTACAATGACTACAGCGGATGTTTTTGACCGCTGGGAACAGTGTGAATGGCAAGCAGCACAAATTATTGAACAGAGTGCACTAGGTGTCTCGCTAAGTATTTATTCAATGATTTGCTTACTAGACCCGCGAGCGATTGTGTTAGGTGGTAGTGTCGTGCTTCATAATCCCAAATATGTGGATTTAATCAAAACACAGTTGCAAAAAATGATGCATGAGGAACAATTACATGTGTTAGAACACATTCAAGCATCACACTTGGACGGACATAATGGCATAATAGGAGCAGGATTTTTAGTGATGTGA
- the gnpA gene encoding 1,3-beta-galactosyl-N-acetylhexosamine phosphorylase, whose amino-acid sequence MAKTKGRVTLPSETNFLEETKELMERWGADAIRDSDGTKLSDDVKDLDAKIYTTYFVARNHNDFIKDHMEECQQLYLMSKFNIATTDNALVIDFMDGYYREQLTPNYDANPKEWWEVINRTTGEIVPVEHWTVDTEADTVTIHSVNPFHEYTVSFLAYKIWDPTHMYNHTTNNWGDSVPHDIPFNVTGQHSNRFMSEYLEQWCQDNPKTDVVRFTTFFYHFTLVFNDLAKEKFVDWFGYGASISIEALEMFAEEKGYRLRPEHIVDEGYYNSTHRTPSKEYLDYIDFMSHYVAQQAKKLVDIVHRHGKEAMMFLGDNWIGTEPYGKYFKEIGLDAVVGSVGGGATLRMIADIPHVKYTEGRFLPYFFPDVFKEGNDPTIEANKNWLTARRAMMRNPVDRIGYGGYLSLAYQFPRFVEYIEHVTDEFREIYDIVKGTKPYTGLKVALLNAWGRLRTWQSHMVAHELPYKQIYSYLGIMEALSGAAVEVEFISFDDIIQHGVPDDIDVLINAGDAGTAFSGGEVWKNPALVTAIRQFVYEGGGFIGVGEPSACHHQGRYFQLGDILGVEREMGYSLSTDKYFTKQVSTHFITADVDDVHAIDFGESMKNVYGLKESMQVIEFSHPKAAVEAEGIVMPANAEGKEFGEIHLATNDYGKGRGVYIAGLPYSVENARLLLRALYYAANKEEAFKRWSSDNSYVEVHAYPERKKYAIVNNTNDKQEATIYDGDGKCVDVTLAPSEIRWEEM is encoded by the coding sequence GTGGCAAAAACAAAAGGCAGGGTCACTTTACCAAGTGAGACTAATTTTTTAGAAGAAACAAAAGAATTAATGGAGCGCTGGGGAGCGGATGCTATCCGAGACTCCGACGGGACTAAATTAAGCGATGATGTCAAAGATTTAGATGCAAAAATTTATACGACTTATTTTGTGGCGCGTAATCATAATGATTTTATTAAAGACCACATGGAAGAGTGCCAACAACTGTACTTGATGTCGAAATTTAATATAGCGACAACGGATAATGCATTAGTCATTGACTTTATGGACGGCTACTACCGTGAACAATTGACGCCGAATTATGATGCCAATCCCAAAGAATGGTGGGAAGTTATTAATCGTACGACAGGAGAGATTGTACCGGTAGAGCATTGGACGGTTGATACTGAAGCAGATACAGTAACTATCCATTCTGTCAATCCGTTTCATGAATATACCGTATCGTTTTTAGCATACAAAATATGGGATCCTACTCATATGTATAATCATACAACCAATAACTGGGGCGATAGTGTGCCACACGATATTCCCTTTAACGTGACGGGACAACACTCAAATCGCTTTATGTCAGAATACCTCGAACAGTGGTGTCAAGATAATCCTAAAACAGATGTAGTACGCTTTACGACCTTTTTCTATCACTTTACTTTAGTATTTAATGATTTAGCAAAAGAGAAATTTGTCGACTGGTTCGGCTATGGGGCCTCTATTTCGATTGAAGCATTAGAAATGTTTGCTGAAGAAAAAGGTTATCGCCTGCGTCCAGAACATATTGTTGATGAGGGATACTATAATTCAACGCATCGTACACCAAGTAAAGAATATTTAGACTATATTGATTTTATGAGTCATTACGTGGCACAACAAGCGAAAAAATTAGTCGATATCGTTCACCGTCATGGTAAGGAAGCGATGATGTTCTTAGGCGATAATTGGATTGGGACTGAGCCTTATGGCAAGTACTTTAAAGAGATAGGCTTGGACGCTGTCGTTGGTTCAGTAGGGGGCGGTGCAACCTTACGTATGATTGCTGATATTCCTCATGTAAAATATACGGAAGGACGCTTCTTACCTTATTTCTTCCCTGATGTCTTTAAAGAGGGAAATGACCCAACGATTGAAGCAAATAAAAATTGGCTGACTGCACGGCGGGCGATGATGCGTAATCCGGTAGATCGTATTGGTTATGGCGGCTACTTGAGTTTAGCCTATCAATTCCCACGCTTTGTCGAATATATTGAGCATGTGACCGATGAATTCCGTGAAATTTATGATATTGTTAAAGGGACAAAGCCATATACGGGATTAAAAGTCGCACTATTGAATGCCTGGGGACGTTTGCGGACGTGGCAGTCGCACATGGTGGCGCATGAATTACCGTATAAGCAAATCTATTCGTACCTTGGCATAATGGAAGCTTTGAGTGGGGCAGCTGTTGAGGTGGAATTTATTAGTTTTGATGATATTATACAACACGGTGTTCCTGATGATATTGATGTATTGATTAATGCAGGTGATGCAGGAACTGCCTTTAGTGGCGGTGAGGTATGGAAAAACCCTGCTCTTGTTACAGCGATTCGTCAATTTGTCTACGAAGGTGGCGGCTTCATTGGCGTTGGTGAACCGAGTGCGTGTCACCATCAAGGGCGCTACTTCCAGTTGGGTGATATATTAGGTGTCGAGCGCGAGATGGGGTATAGCCTATCGACAGATAAGTATTTTACAAAACAAGTAAGCACGCACTTTATTACTGCAGATGTTGACGATGTGCATGCGATTGATTTTGGCGAAAGCATGAAAAATGTGTATGGACTGAAAGAAAGTATGCAAGTGATTGAATTTAGTCATCCGAAAGCGGCTGTGGAAGCAGAAGGGATAGTGATGCCAGCCAATGCTGAAGGTAAAGAGTTTGGCGAGATTCACTTAGCAACCAATGACTATGGCAAAGGACGCGGAGTATATATTGCAGGTTTGCCATATAGTGTTGAAAATGCTCGACTATTATTGCGCGCTTTATACTATGCTGCAAATAAAGAAGAAGCCTTTAAACGATGGAGTTCGGATAATAGTTATGTGGAAGTCCACGCGTATCCGGAACGTAAAAAATATGCGATTGTCAATAATACAAATGACAAACAAGAAGCTACTATCTATGATGGTGATGGCAAATGTGTCGACGTGACACTAGCACCGAGTGAAATACGATGGGAGGAGATGTAA
- a CDS encoding carbohydrate ABC transporter permease, translating to MQQSGTKLYKVFVYLVLCLLAISIIIPVGWVFLASIKENSEFYRSPWAMPAGFYFQNFIDAWNRASMGAYVFNSVIVTAMALVLLLVTALPASYVLARFDFPGKRVLRQLFKGGLFINVNYIVVPIFLMLVDAQKFFIGNDIKFMPMLLNNRFMLALVYAATALPFTIHLLSSYFITLPSTFEEAASIDGAGHFTTMLKIMIPMAKPSIITVILFNFLSFWNEYIISFTFMTKQELRTLPVGLMNLMAAQNAAQQYGQLYAGMVMVMLPTLILYIFVQKQLTEGMTAGGSKE from the coding sequence ATGCAACAATCAGGGACAAAATTATACAAAGTATTCGTGTATTTAGTGCTGTGCTTATTAGCAATTTCGATTATTATTCCAGTAGGATGGGTCTTCCTTGCTTCTATTAAAGAAAATTCGGAGTTCTATCGCTCACCGTGGGCGATGCCGGCAGGGTTTTATTTTCAAAACTTTATTGATGCGTGGAATCGTGCGAGCATGGGGGCTTATGTATTTAATTCCGTTATAGTGACGGCGATGGCGCTCGTTCTATTATTAGTGACGGCACTTCCTGCGTCCTATGTATTAGCACGGTTTGATTTTCCGGGCAAACGAGTATTAAGACAATTATTTAAAGGTGGATTGTTCATTAATGTAAACTACATTGTTGTGCCCATCTTTTTAATGTTAGTTGACGCTCAAAAATTCTTTATTGGAAACGATATAAAATTTATGCCAATGCTTTTAAATAACCGTTTTATGCTGGCTTTAGTATACGCTGCCACAGCGTTACCATTTACGATTCATTTATTGTCGAGTTACTTTATTACCTTGCCGAGCACCTTTGAAGAAGCAGCGTCCATTGACGGGGCAGGGCATTTTACGACCATGTTAAAAATTATGATTCCAATGGCAAAGCCAAGTATCATTACAGTGATTTTATTTAACTTCTTAAGTTTTTGGAATGAGTATATTATTTCGTTTACTTTTATGACCAAACAGGAATTGCGTACATTACCTGTTGGTTTGATGAATTTGATGGCAGCACAAAATGCAGCGCAACAATATGGGCAATTATATGCAGGGATGGTCATGGTTATGTTACCGACTTTGATTTTATATATTTTTGTACAAAAACAATTAACTGAAGGCATGACAGCTGGAGGCTCAAAAGAATAA
- a CDS encoding sugar ABC transporter permease — MNSKKSRTRFALLCVLPATILFLIFMIYPTFQVFKMSLYKWGGYSPNKTFVGLNNFRILMEDMKFVKSFQNTILAIVVVTIITLTLAIIFAAILSREKIKGQNFFRIIFYIPNILSIVVIAGIFSAIYNPKQGLLNSILSLFSGGNQPILWLGDKHLVNYAIIGALIWQAIGYYMVMYMASMANIPDSFYEAADLDGAGKFKQFFAVTLPLVWNNIRTTLTFFIISTINLSFLLVQTMTSGGPNGASEVVLSYMYKQAYSNSSYGYAMAIGVVVFTFSFVLSAIVSFVTKRDILEY; from the coding sequence ATGAACAGTAAAAAATCCCGGACACGTTTTGCGTTGCTTTGCGTGCTGCCGGCTACGATATTATTTTTAATTTTTATGATATATCCAACCTTTCAAGTGTTTAAAATGTCACTATATAAATGGGGAGGCTACTCACCGAATAAAACATTTGTAGGGCTGAATAATTTTAGAATTTTGATGGAAGATATGAAATTTGTCAAAAGTTTTCAAAATACCATTCTAGCCATTGTGGTGGTGACAATTATAACATTAACATTGGCCATTATTTTTGCCGCTATCTTATCACGGGAAAAAATAAAAGGGCAAAACTTTTTTAGAATTATTTTCTATATCCCAAATATTTTGTCCATTGTTGTTATCGCTGGTATTTTCTCGGCTATTTATAATCCGAAACAAGGCTTATTGAACTCTATTTTGTCGTTGTTTAGTGGCGGGAATCAGCCGATTTTATGGTTGGGCGATAAGCATTTAGTCAATTATGCGATTATTGGTGCCTTGATTTGGCAAGCAATCGGTTACTATATGGTGATGTACATGGCAAGTATGGCTAATATTCCGGATAGTTTTTATGAAGCGGCGGATTTAGATGGTGCAGGTAAGTTCAAACAATTTTTTGCGGTCACCTTGCCACTAGTGTGGAACAATATTCGCACCACTTTAACATTCTTTATTATTAGTACGATTAACTTAAGTTTCTTGCTCGTTCAAACGATGACAAGTGGTGGCCCAAATGGCGCGAGTGAAGTGGTATTGTCTTATATGTATAAGCAAGCGTACTCTAACTCAAGCTATGGGTATGCGATGGCAATCGGTGTGGTTGTTTTTACGTTTTCATTTGTATTATCCGCTATCGTAAGCTTTGTGACGAAGCGTGATATTTTAGAATATTAG
- a CDS encoding carbohydrate ABC transporter substrate-binding protein — translation MKKVLLTAAATLMAATVFAGVPVSAEEKVKLDLAAVETAYGTELWKEIIEAYKEVNPNVEVSLSQEKELEDALTPRLQSGDYPDVVMLALSREKGLPETLIKDHALADLTDVKDLKIPGEDGTVADKLLPGFTDSTSTNPYNDGKTYLMPMFYSPTGLFYNKGLFKEKGWEVPKTWDEMWSLADKAKKEGMSLFTYPTASYLDTFFSSVILSSGGLDFYNSAMNYDPEVWKGEGLTEVFKTLGKLAENTEPTTVANANSDGYTRNQQMILDNQALFMPNGTWVVGEMKDAPRAEGFEWGMMPIPTAKEGGDRYAYTFLEHIWVPEGAKQKEAAKEFIAFLYSDKAAEIFASHGAVQPIKGMNEKLSEEQQVFYNIYSDGVLPGMGGFVATEAIEGVNLGETLYEAFNSVVSGDLSVEDWQANVVEMMGKFHEKVTAQ, via the coding sequence GTACCCGTGTCCGCAGAAGAAAAAGTTAAGTTAGATTTAGCCGCAGTTGAAACAGCTTATGGTACAGAATTATGGAAAGAAATTATCGAGGCGTATAAAGAAGTTAATCCTAATGTGGAAGTGAGTTTATCACAAGAAAAAGAATTAGAAGATGCATTAACACCACGTCTACAATCAGGTGACTATCCCGACGTTGTAATGTTGGCATTAAGCCGTGAAAAAGGTTTACCAGAAACATTAATTAAAGACCATGCTTTAGCAGATTTAACGGATGTAAAAGACTTAAAAATTCCAGGAGAAGACGGCACAGTTGCCGATAAATTATTACCAGGATTTACAGATTCAACGTCTACGAATCCATATAATGATGGAAAAACATATTTAATGCCAATGTTCTACAGCCCAACTGGATTATTCTATAACAAAGGTTTATTTAAAGAAAAAGGTTGGGAAGTACCAAAAACGTGGGATGAAATGTGGTCATTAGCAGATAAAGCTAAAAAAGAAGGAATGTCATTATTCACTTATCCAACAGCTAGTTACTTAGATACGTTCTTCTCATCAGTTATCTTATCTAGTGGTGGTTTAGATTTTTATAACTCAGCGATGAATTATGACCCTGAAGTTTGGAAAGGTGAAGGCTTAACGGAAGTATTTAAAACTTTAGGTAAATTAGCTGAAAATACAGAACCAACAACAGTTGCTAATGCCAATAGCGATGGTTATACCCGTAACCAACAAATGATTTTAGATAATCAAGCATTATTCATGCCTAATGGTACATGGGTTGTTGGTGAAATGAAAGATGCACCTCGTGCAGAAGGATTTGAATGGGGTATGATGCCAATTCCAACCGCTAAAGAAGGCGGCGACCGTTATGCATATACCTTCTTAGAACACATTTGGGTTCCAGAAGGAGCAAAACAAAAAGAAGCAGCTAAAGAATTTATTGCTTTCTTATATTCTGATAAAGCAGCAGAAATCTTTGCTTCTCACGGTGCCGTTCAACCAATTAAAGGAATGAACGAAAAATTATCTGAAGAACAACAAGTATTTTACAATATTTACTCTGATGGTGTCTTACCAGGTATGGGTGGATTTGTAGCAACTGAAGCTATTGAAGGTGTGAACTTAGGTGAAACATTATACGAAGCATTCAACTCAGTTGTATCAGGTGACTTATCAGTTGAAGATTGGCAAGCAAATGTCGTTGAAATGATGGGTAAATTCCATGAAAAAGTGACAGCTCAATAA